Genomic DNA from Chaetodon auriga isolate fChaAug3 chromosome 18, fChaAug3.hap1, whole genome shotgun sequence:
tcaatgaagaaatactctgcAGTGTTGATACAgctgatgctacagcagcattacagcagcaacattagAACTACTGATGATCAAAAGATTAACAGTCAACATGAACATCAAACACAGAGGGCCTTATTTATCCATGACATTACTCACCATGGCAACATCATCCAGGATACTCTGTGGCATACTGTGAGCCATCACCTgggaaagacaaaaacatcaccatcatttcatgtttcacatCCCCTCCAAGTCTGAATCACACGTCACATGGTCCATACCTTGGAGCAGACAAAGTCCACTAACGTTGGCTCTTCCTCTCCGATGTACTCGATAATCTTTTTATTGATCCAGGGCCGAACACGTCGTTCCATTAatgtctgaaaaaagaaaaaaaaaaacaggtgagaGATGAAGGCAGGGGCTTTGTTTCAGCAGTGGAGTAATGGTGCTGACAGTGTACACATGAAGAAAATCAAGAAGCAGAGGTGAATAAATCACTGTGTGACCGCTCACTGTAATCTTTTAACAAAACACTTCACACGTCAAAGTTAAACGACACAGctcagttttctttctctcctcaccgTGTCCACCATCGACCAGTCCAGCGGGTAGGAGAACAGCTCAGGCTTCGCTGTGGGAATCTTCTCGATCAGACTCTTGATGTGTTTCCGTTTCTCCTCCGTGTTGCCCCCCTTGATGCTGGAGAGCCCGGCTCCGTCCACCCCGAGGCTCTTGTCGTCGTCGTAATCCAGGGGCACGAGCTTCCTCTTGCGAGGCTGTTCGTCAGCCTCCTCGTCATCGAACTTGTCGAAGACGCTGTCCACGGGCAGCTTCTTCCTCTTGCCTGCGTTGGGTTGACTGGGGCTTCCCGTGGCACCTGTACAGAGGACAGGGAGCTCTATGAATACAGTTTTCAAGTTCACTTGAAGGCATGCAGCTGGAATCACTCGTCTTCTTGTTCTGCAGTGAGTGAATCCGACCAGATATTCAGCTTCCTTTAATGTTCGCTAGTATCTTTCTTTCAATGACGGAAAAAACTAATaatggaggagaaagaagctGAGTGCTTTTATTAATAATACACCCTCTGATATGTTATATCTCATGAAACACAGAGTGTTGTCTACCTGTTCAGTGAGTGATTCCATATGTCATCTAGACCAAATTTCAATATCTACTGGGCTCCTAACAAAGAAGTCCTTACAAAGAATGCTTTGTAGGTTTTTCCAGTTGATCGAAAGTACGTGTGGAAAGTATGGTGTGAGGTGGGCAgctgttaaaatgacaaaaatctgtttaagaGGACGATGGATGGCACAAGCTACTGACACCAGATGTGCCAGCTGTGCATTCTGGTCTATGTAGGCGACTATCAGTACAGACATTTGTACTGTATCTACAAAGAAGCTCCTTTTCTGTTTCCTACACAGTGCATTTACAGTAGCACACTTGAAACTGAGGGAAATCCAGCAGCAGTAAGGTAGTTAAACACAGTTTCCTTTAGCTGTCAAGCTCCAGCTGAGgattttcattatcgattaatccTTGAGTTATTTTTAATCAATTCATCATGTTCTCTAtagaatgtcagaaaatagtgaaaaatgctcatcacaacatcccagagcagagagacagagtgtgcCCACGTCACAGCGAGGACTCCTTTCTTTAGACTCACCCAGTTTGAGACTGAGGCCGATCTTCGGCCGGTGTTCCTCCTGCGGCAGCGCCTCCGGGGGGGAGTTTTCGTGGGGGATGATGATGCCGCTGGGCGACTCGTCTCCGGGTGTGTTGGGGGACACGTTGCCACTGGCCGACGAGACCGAGGGTGCTGCTGTGATGGGGCGCATCGTGGGCTTCAAGCACGGTTTTGCGTCAGGGTTATCTTCATCATTCTCATAatcctcctcctcgccctcctccaCCTCGTCGTCTGAGTGGGCGGGCCGTGAGCGGACCTCTGGTCTGTCCTGGTCCTGTCGCCGGCCCCGGTGGTCTCGTGAATGCCTGTGGCGTTCCCGTTGCTCCTCAGGCTCGGGCTCTTGGATGATGGGAGGTTGTCTCAgacgctcctcctcttcctcctccatctggaCCAATAAGAGGCAGATATGCAGAAGATTAACAGccactcagtgttttacagaaAAGAAGGTCAACAGACAATGAAAGCTGGACACCACAGATGtgcagacatgcagagagaCTCGGATGATAAAGTGACCTTCACAAAGACAGCAGCCAGCATGCCCCCTCACTGCAGACatacaggcagacacacacacattattagaaCAGACAAGCATACCCTGCGTAGCTCCGCGTCTGGGTTTGGATGTCCCTCGTCTAACAGCCTCTGTctgatctcctccagctcctccttctctctcttcctgtcacgCTCGTctgcctccatctccttctctcGGTCTCTGAGACGCTTCTGCAGCGCACTGCCCCTAGGGGTCACACCAAAAATAACAGCCTTCAGAACAATAGCCAGAGCAGCAGTATTGCATCTGCTACTACAAGTCAGATCTGGGTCACACAACATCTGCTGCGTCTTTTTACGTGTTCAGGTGCCACATGGCTCAGATCTCTCACGCAgaacagtgaaatgaatacCTAAAGGTTCAATCTTTACATGTTTTCACTAAATTTCACAACATTTCTAACGCTGAATCGAATGGATGTCATAAACATTGCACATCTGCAAATTCGAGCTACTAAAAGGCTGCATATAAGATGAAAATCCTATGTACAGAggcatgtgtgcatttatttatcTTAGACCTATTTTACCAGCTTGGCCTGAGTAAAGACAGCACTGCAGCATATTTTTTACATTGCTCACCTGTAGTACTTGGGGTCATCTCTGTCATCATCATAGTCTTCAAGAAACTCTTTCAGCCGTTTGCCCTCTTtcacctgaagacacacaggaCCATGCTGAAATGTCCTCGGGACGACAAAtctatttctgtttattttatcaacCAAATGATCAtaagatgaaaggaaagagtTTCACGGCGCAGTATCGTATGAACATTTAATGATGCTTTTCGataagaaaaatgcaaatgagcagGCATTGAAACTAATAAACCACATTGCAACTGAAGCTCAAAAACATTCTGTAGTGGAATTAGTTATTAATGATGTTTGCAAGGTTTAAAGTAACACTAGGGAATATTCTGGCTGCTTAAATGAGGACAATGTGTACACCAAGTATTTAAAGAAAAGTAGGACACCTCCACGATGATCAGTGGTCATTCAACGCGCTCTCACCATTTCTCGGCGGCGCTCGTCTTCCCTCTCGGACTCCTTGCCGTAATCACGggccttcttcctctccctgagCTCCCAGTTTTTTAGACGCTGTGGTCACAACAGTATCAGCTGAGCCCcaatcaaacaatcacattcCATCACACCAAGCTGAGTAATCCTGTCATTTTAATATAAATACTCCTTTGATCAAGAGATCCAGAAATGTGATGTTTAAGGATTTCATGGTTGTCTCATTTGGACAGAACCTAcaattaatatttcatttcattttctatctTCTATGTTATTTCTTAAACATTTAGAAATATAATGGCCTAGGGTGAATACAGCATGTTTATTTCAGACACAGTCCAGTCATCCTCCCAGCCCTTCCTACCTCCTGATAGGCTGCCTCCTTGTCTCTGAGCTTCCTCTCCAGCTTCCTGCGTTCATacgcctcctcctcatcttcttggTCTcgttttttgtctctgtctctgtctctgtctcggCTCAtctctctgcaaacacaaaggTAAGAATGTATTAGCCTTGAACCTAAAATTGGACTAATATACGTATGGGTTACGTTTAaaattgtaaataaaaactAACAGGGGAGATATATTATATTTGCCCACAAGGTCCTGAGAAGAGGTTCAATCAGCCTTTTTAAGTGAAAAgccctgtgtgggtgtgtgaggctttaagcagctgcagaaagctTTTACTGAAAACACCATGTTAGGCCTCTGTGCACCATGATTGTGGGTTCATTTTGTTGTAAATTCAAGCAGTGGTCATAGAACACTTCCATCAAAATGATGACAGTACCAGCACACGGCCAAAGCTTGTATTTTGCTGCAGATGGTGGAAACAAGTTGATGGCACGTCTCAGCTTGCATAATTTTGTTCCAGTTACATCACAGTGCTAGGATTCACTTGGCATTCACTGCACATCTGATTTGCCTCAAAATTGCTGTTGTACAGTCTGACATAAGACTGCAACCAAGACACCATTAGACCCACCTCTCCCAGTGTGGTATGTCATGAACCTGCATCATCATCTGTACTGCGCAGTATATGTGGCCCTTCAAATGAAGTCAGGCAGACTGATGACTCTGAGCATAGTTTTTACTCTGATTTCCTACATTTCACTGGTTTCAGTTCCTGTAAATCAATTTAAACTGTTGCTGGCTAAACATTTCCCGTTGATCAGTTGATCTCCCAGCTCTGATGTGATTGAAATACGTCACATGAGTATTTCTGTCTTCACCTGGATCGGCTGCGCTCGGGGCTCCTGTCACGGCTCCTGTCCCTCTCCCAGTCTCGGTCTCGCTCCCTTTCCCTGGTCCTGCGGTCGcggtctttgtctctctcccgttctcgctctctttccctctcccgttccctctctcgctccttctccctctcgcGGTCCCGCCGCTCTCTTTCCCGCTCTCGCTCTTTTTCCCGCTCCCTCCGCTCCCGCTCAAACTCCAGccgctccttctccctcttgtCCTTCTCTTCTTCTAGTTTCTGCAGAGCAAAACACAGGCAGGTTCAGCCGATGCCACACAGGATCCGCTGAGTCTTTGCAGTCTATTTGCTACTGTGTACAGTTCAAGTGGTTTCCAGATCATAAAGGACAGGAACATGCCCTACACTAATCAGTGCAAAGCTAGCGAGAGAAGCTGGAATCCTAACTGGGAAACCTGGAAGGATCACAAGGCTCTCCCTCACAGAGAGACAGCTTCTTCCTTCATCTAAAGCAAAACGCTGCACTTGGTTGCTTCAGACTTGCAGCATAAACTACAGTTTAGCAAGAATGTAACTGGAAACCACTTCAATGGTCAAAAAGATCTGCGGAACATGTTGAACTTGAGGCATTCATAACGAGAAAAAGGCGCTGCAAAAGACAATGCTTTTTCTCTCCTTAAGAGTCCTCCTCTCAgaacaaggaaaacaaaaacagaaaacaggcgTCAGTCTTTTGGTGAACTAGTTGTTTGTGACTTACAGGTGTTGAACTATGGACTCAGCCCTTCGCTGCCCCTACAAGCCTTTTAAGTTAGGCCTGGGAGGAAAGCAGGTCACACGGTATACACAGGAAAAACGTTATGGGATTCTGTCTTGCTTAAGCATCgttatcattatcatcaaaaACAACAGCCTTTACTTCAGTGGGTAACATGGCATTCGGCAAAGTGCTAAATCAAGAAATGAACATAATGGACATCAGTTACATTTCTGCACAGATAAATGAAATTGTAGAAACGGTCTTACCCCTGCAGAAGTCTTCAGTAGCTCTTCACGACTCATTactaacacgcacacacacacacacacacacacagacgcacatcCTAAGTCTGCCTTTATGAGCATTACACACAAGGCTTTGAGCGAAATGTGGCAACATTCATAGTTAAAGCACATTGACACAGAATGAAAGTactgaatgacagaaaaacactaaaCTTAGAGTtctgcatttccattacttttgtGACACTATGGTGTCATGCAGagtaatatacagtaaatactaCAGTAGAATTAACTCAATTTGATGTAAACTGTTAACTACAACAGTCATGTGCAGCCACGGGCAGTCAACTGGTCTGCAGCTAGAAACGCAGACTAAGCAAAAAGCCTTGGGTGTAATGCAAGTCAAGAGAAGGAAAAGTATTACATGAGAAAGAGGATGGTACATGATACCAATCATTTTTTAACTTAAACTAAACTCGGATTAAGAATCATTACTTAATACTTATGTGCCTTGATTCAGGGATAAATCATGTCAGGTGTTCAATTTTGCACTCGTTTTGGTGTCTTTTCACTTACCTCTGCAGAGTGTCTACCAGGGCTTGCTAAACAAAAACCTGACCGACTGCTCGGCTCTGAACAAACATATTTTAACATAATTTTGCTATTAGAAAAATCAATCAGACAGTGTACGTTTCACCgattgttgtctgtttttttgagcagatttgttttaataactgtcattttaaaaggCAGAGCAACAAACTGTAAAAGGGGGAAAAGAAACTGCACTGATATTTCAATTTTATGTAGTTTTTTGTTCTGATTCTCTAATAGTGCAACGCTCATTCCGGTTTCTGGTTTAACCTTTTGACCTGGTTGCAGGACTTGGTTTTGACATAACTTCAgctttttctttgaaaatgtgCACTGTATACTTGAGTTTCATGCGGTACTGTTTTTATTAGATGCATGAACTCCGAAGTATcttgaagaaaagaaaaataaggcagagagagtgaagacACTGACGGAGAGAAGGAGATGACAGAGTCACACAACACATACAGAGAGCACGTACCTTGGCAGTCTTCAGATCAGcgtgctgctgtggagagggcGCCCCCCCACACTAGCATAATAAAAAGCTATAGCCAAAGTCACTGCAGTGGTTATTGACATGAGTCTTTGTGCTTCAACATGAACACCATTAAGACAGACCATCATTTGCAGAGGACTCACACAGGTTCACTGACTTTCAAACCTTCAGGGCACCACCAATGTCAAAAGATGAAGGTCAAAAGTTTGGGGGGTACTCTGTACCGCCGGATGGTTGGCTGAATAAAGGGCACCTTAAGCcctgaccaacacacacaaaaggggAGTACAGTTGCCCCTATGCAAGTCCTCCAGAGGGGGACGCCCAGTATATGTATAAAGTAAATGAAGGCTGATACTTACATCCTATCCTCGTAACTTTTTCCAAAGCTCTGAGATTCATCTTGCTTTAGTCACCATATGATCACTATCATAATGGTGGGGTTTAATGAATAGATTAGCTTTTAGGTAACTTTACATCGTCTCCATGCATTTTTGTGTGATGAATGAAGAATGGATCTATGATGGTCACACCTAGATAGTTTCATTACGGGGGTCACAGGTGTCAAGTCAGGCCTGAgaaaaggtgacaaaaataCTAGCTGTCTGCCTACTTGTGGTGTTCGAACACtgaacatgaaacattcatATAATATGGGGCGAATTAAGATGTTTGGTGGTGTAAATTTTAAGGACTGCCAAATTGTAGCGCAGTATGCATGTTACTGAGGTCAAGAAAAGTTGGTAAATGTGTCAACTTAAAGTGCAAGCTCTAGGAGTGAACTatgtgagcagctgctgtccaAAACCTGTAATGTCAACTACAAGATCAAAGGAAGCACTTTACCTTGTGAGTGTCACGAAATTTACTAATCTCTCTGGAAATCAGGTCTCTCTTGTCCTCCTCCATATCAATAGTGTTAATGTCGTcctaaataaaaagaaagaccAATTAAAAAGTCAGATAAAACTTTACATCTTAAGTTCCGAGAGAACAAGTGTACAAGTCAGAGAAGAGTAAACAAAATTGTTAtacctcttcttttttctccttctttctctttcgtCGCTGGGAGTCCTCATCCTGTGAAGGCGCGTTGAGTTCTGCAGCATATTCCCGCATCAGTCCATCAATAGCACCTTTGATGATCTGAtccttcttctttgtctcttcatCTAgaacctcttcctcatcatctcctccttcttcagcctTCTTATTCTGCCGGTACAGAAATAAAAATCCTCGCTTAGAAATGAGCTAACTGTATAAATTAATCATTGCAATAAATGACCATTTATTTGAATTGCCTAACAAAACTAAGATGTGGTGATTCAGAGATTTGAAACAAGGCAAGGTGCATGATCGATTCCTGAGGCTATTAAATGCATAACCAGTAATTCTCTAAAACGGAATTATACCCCATTGGCAGTTTTCTTCTTGGCCTTCCACTCATCCAGCTGAGCTTTAGTCTTCGCATCTACCTTCACCAACAGATTTTTGTCTCCAATTTGCAGGTCATGAAGCAGGCGCAGCGATCGCAACGTGGACTCTGGCTCCTTATACTCACAAAACCCAAAGGCTGCAACAGATATTGACATGGAAACATACATGAGGGCAGGTTCACATATGGTCATGTATGGTTTGATCAGGTACCAAATATAAAATTAGGTCATCTCTGGTTGGGTTTTAAGTAAAATCATTTTGTGAATTTACAGCTGATCATCCCAGTTGGCCATGGGTGAAAGTATTTCCTGACATACTGATGCCTGATGTGTGGATTATAAATTACCTTGAAGCTTGCCTGAGGCTCCTTGGACTCTCTTCCAGCTCAGAACAATTCCACATTTCTTTAAcatgagaagagaaaaataGTTCAAGACTCTAGTACATTTACTTTTTAATGCTGTAGCACAGGATTCATGGTTTCAACAGGTCACCCAAAAAAAATGGTAACAAACATTGAAATAAATTATATAAATATGGAATTACTCTATGCAAAAAGGATGTTTGTTATTTGATTAGTGTTGCTGATAATATCTGTGCAATAACTCCATCTATTAGAAATTAACCATGAAGGTGGTACATCCGATTGCTTGAGAAAAGCATAGTTGAATAAAATCTGTGTAATTTCAGAGAAATCTTGGATGTAATTTCCATGTCCAGCATCTTTATTTTTGGATTACTAACATATTCCACAACTGAGTGACCTGAGTACATGCAATATATGTAAATCCTTCTCTGCCCCTTACCGCC
This window encodes:
- the rbm25b gene encoding RNA-binding protein 25b — protein: MSFPPHLNRPLLPPPGMPPQFAGFPSGTPMIPVHVGIMASTPTVMVPSVSVVSKPAVPKKDLAAVHIKGTDESGPTTTVFVGNISEKASDMLIRQLLAKCGIVLSWKRVQGASGKLQAFGFCEYKEPESTLRSLRLLHDLQIGDKNLLVKVDAKTKAQLDEWKAKKKTANGNKKAEEGGDDEEEVLDEETKKKDQIIKGAIDGLMREYAAELNAPSQDEDSQRRKRKKEKKEEDDINTIDMEEDKRDLISREISKFRDTHKKLEEEKDKREKERLEFERERREREKERERERERRDREREKERERERERERERERERDKDRDRRTRERERDRDWERDRSRDRSPERSRSREMSRDRDRDRDKKRDQEDEEEAYERRKLERKLRDKEAAYQERLKNWELRERKKARDYGKESEREDERRREMVKEGKRLKEFLEDYDDDRDDPKYYRGSALQKRLRDREKEMEADERDRKREKEELEEIRQRLLDEGHPNPDAELRRMEEEEEERLRQPPIIQEPEPEEQRERHRHSRDHRGRRQDQDRPEVRSRPAHSDDEVEEGEEEDYENDEDNPDAKPCLKPTMRPITAAPSVSSASGNVSPNTPGDESPSGIIIPHENSPPEALPQEEHRPKIGLSLKLGATGSPSQPNAGKRKKLPVDSVFDKFDDEEADEQPRKRKLVPLDYDDDKSLGVDGAGLSSIKGGNTEEKRKHIKSLIEKIPTAKPELFSYPLDWSMVDTTLMERRVRPWINKKIIEYIGEEEPTLVDFVCSKVMAHSMPQSILDDVAMVLDEEAEVFIVKMWRLLIYETEAKKIGLVK